In Candidatus Babeliales bacterium, the genomic stretch CATGAATCACGATAGCCTTGGTAAGTATTTCTTTGGATCGGCATTCATCCTTGTCGGCTTGGCCATGACCGCCAATGCGTTCTTGGGTACACAGATCGACATCTGGCCCCTGATCCGCACGTATATTGTACCCTTGTTTTTGATCTTCCTTGGCGTGCTCATGATCACAGGAAAATCGCATCATCATGGTAACCGTCATTGTGATCCTAAGTAACCAAATGTCGATATTGCATTCGTCCAGCAAAACCGTTACAGTATGCAGTATCAATCACAGATTTGTCGGGGCGTGGCGCAATTGGTAGCGCACTCGCTTTGGGAGCGAGGGGTTGCCAGTTCGAGTCTGGCCGCCCCGACCAGTAGATTCCTCCTCCCTCTTTCCATCAAACCCTACACTCACTCTCTCCTTTTGTGCTAGACAATTACTATTGTATGCATGTAACAAAGGAGACACATATGACACCTCGTAATATCTGGCGCCTTATCATTGCCTTGATACTCTGCCATGGCGCAGGCATCATGGGCGTACTGTTCACCAACCAACAAAGCACCTGGTATAACCTATTAAAAAAACCATCATTTACTCCGCCAAGCTGGATTTTTGGACCTGTCTGGTCCATTTTATATACCTGCATGGCCGTCGCACTATATATCATATGGAACGTCGGCTTTGACTCACCGGAGGGCAGATATGCTTTGATCGCATTTGGCATCCAACTTGCTGCAAACACTGTGTGGTCGTTTCTGTTTTTCAAATTTCATCTGATCTTTGTGGCACTACTTGATTGTATCGTTTTATTCGTAGCCATCATCATAACAATGAACGCATTCGCTCAAATTGAACCAGTTGCCGCATACTTTTTGATTCCCTATTTCGTATGGGTCGGATTCGCGTGTGTCTTAAATATGGGATTATGGTTACTCAATAAAAAGTAAGGTGGCTCTATGGCAAAGTACATTGTGAAAGCATCAGGCGACAAAGAACTATTTAGTGCGCAAAAATTTGAGCGATCATTGCGTCGTGCAGGCGCAGACAAAGCACTAATCAAGCAGCTAACCGCTAAGGTCCTGAAGCAACCAGACCTTAATACCACAAAAAAAATCTATTCATACGCATACAAAAAACTCAAACGAGACTACCCACCTATTGCGGCACGGTACAATCTTAAATCGGCAATCGTGGACCTGGGACCAACTGGATTTCCATTCGAGTATTTTGTCGCAGAAATATTTCGAGCGAAAGGCTATACAGCACATGTTGATCAGGTACTTACCGGCAAATGCGTTGATCATGAAGTTGATATTGTGCTCGAGAAGGATAACAAGCATTTCATGGTCGAATGCAAGTTCCACAAAGGTCGCATGAAATCTGACGTCAAAACTCCACTATACATCAAGGCACGATTCGATGACGTCACCCAAGCCCAAGGTTCCAAAAATAACAAGCATAAGCTAGATCAAGCAATTGTTGTTACCAACACAAAGTTCACAAGTGTTGCTGATCGTTATGGAACATGCGCCGGCATGCAGATGATCAGTTGGTCACGACCAAAAGGCGCAACGCTCGCGCGCATGATCGACGAGGAGGGTTTACACCCCATCACGGCGCTTACATCACTTACTAATAAACAAAAGAAAGAGCTCATCGATCGTGGACTGATCTTGTGCAAAGACATTAAAACCAACACAAAACTACTTCATGCAGCACGAC encodes the following:
- a CDS encoding tryptophan-rich sensory protein; its protein translation is MTPRNIWRLIIALILCHGAGIMGVLFTNQQSTWYNLLKKPSFTPPSWIFGPVWSILYTCMAVALYIIWNVGFDSPEGRYALIAFGIQLAANTVWSFLFFKFHLIFVALLDCIVLFVAIIITMNAFAQIEPVAAYFLIPYFVWVGFACVLNMGLWLLNKK
- a CDS encoding restriction endonuclease — its product is MAKYIVKASGDKELFSAQKFERSLRRAGADKALIKQLTAKVLKQPDLNTTKKIYSYAYKKLKRDYPPIAARYNLKSAIVDLGPTGFPFEYFVAEIFRAKGYTAHVDQVLTGKCVDHEVDIVLEKDNKHFMVECKFHKGRMKSDVKTPLYIKARFDDVTQAQGSKNNKHKLDQAIVVTNTKFTSVADRYGTCAGMQMISWSRPKGATLARMIDEEGLHPITALTSLTNKQKKELIDRGLILCKDIKTNTKLLHAARLSTTKIEQVMNEATSICELGAID